In Phaseolus vulgaris cultivar G19833 chromosome 7, P. vulgaris v2.0, whole genome shotgun sequence, the genomic stretch GCTGCAATGTTGATGACAACACCAACACCACCACCAAcaaaaattatgatattaataacaacaacaacaacagctCTCCCACCACTTCTTCTGCAGGATTACAAGACAGCACTGATGAAGAGGAGGACATGGCCAATTGCCTCATCCTCCTAGCACAAGGACAATCCCGGGAATCTCATAAACATGCCGAGGAAGATGTGGGCATGAACTACGCCAAGTACAGCAGTAGGAAATTCTTGGAAGCGGCTACCTTGGGGTCTAGCAGGGCAGGGTACTATGTTTATGAATGCAAGACATGTAACAGAACTTTCCCTTCTTTTCAAGCACTTGGAGGCCACAGGGCCAGTCACAAGAAGCCTAAGGCAATGATGGCCATTGGCCAAGAGAAGAAGCAGCAACACCTTTTGTCATCAGATGAGGAAGAGTTTCAATTGAAGACCAATAATAAATCACCATTTTCCCTTCAACTCAATACAAAGGGCAATTTGTACAACAAGTCCAAGGTGCATGAGTGTTCCATCTGTGGTGCTGAATTCACATCGGGGCAGGCACTGGGAGGCCACATGAGACGCCACCGTGCACCGGTTGGGATCCCCACCACACTCTCCTTCACCCCATTGGCTTTGGAACCAGAAGAAGATCACCCCAGAAAGAAAAGGAATATGTTGAACTTGGAATTGGATCTCAATCTTCCTGCCCCCGAAGATGATCAAAGAGAATCCAAGTTTTCCTTCCAATCcaagcaacaacaacaacatgGACAGAAACAACAGCAACAGCAGCAACAGCAACCACCACAAACAAGTCTTGTCTTAACTGCCCCAGCTTTGGTGGATTGTCATTACTGACAAGGTTTAGATTGACATTTCAGAAGATGGTCGCAAAATGAAACTGGGGCTATGTGCAATTTTCGCGATACACTTGTTGTCTATGATCtgatttttcttttggtttaaTTTTTTGATCCATACATTTATCAAAAATTACATTACATGATTCTTTTGATTCTTTGTGGACTTGATGGAAGCATGGTGATTATGGGTGAGATGAGTTGTTTATTGGAGAAAGTTTAATTTGTTCTCTGAAAAGACCTCTCCAACTCATGGATAGCGCATGTGGGTATCTTTTTTTTCACTTCTTTTTCATTGGTGTTAGGCTCTTTTTCCGTGGCAGAGAATGTGATGTGTTATGACTGCAGAGAGGGTGTTGGTACTGTCCAAAAAGTCTTTGCTTAAGTTTCATTGTTTCGTCCACAATAAAACATGTCCTCCTCCATGTCTTTCTGTGTGTGTCCCCTCATATTGGCCATGGAAACAGAATAAAAGTAACTGCTATTCCCACATGAATCCTCAACTTCTCCTTTTTCTCCTTTACCTCTGTGTTGtcattcaaaataattattattgttcacatagttttgttcttttctttgcttcatctctctctctctctctctctctgcaagtTAATTGCCTACTCATTACACCTAAGCAACCCATGAAACCATCCACTGCTTCATCCCTCAAGCTTCCCTTAGATACACCTAATACTAACTACATAAATCACACATTACTAAACTATGTAACATTTTTAATTCCattgctttcttttctttttcttcaagtAAAAAGAGGCGTTGAAGAAAATTCATTACCCCAAGTGTAGATTTACACTCTacctatttttattattattattattaagccCACtgtatatgtaaattaatttatatactatCATTTTATAACAAAGTTCCTTTTCTGTGcctttcttttctgttttttttttcttttgttaagaAGTCAAACGCAGCATCACATCACATCAATAAAAGTTGAAGATTAAGTTCGAATTAATCGGAATtagtttataataaataaatatgctAAAACTGAAGAAAACTAGagtttcactttttttttgttgctAAATGGTCATTAATAGGAAAAGGTAAATTTTGGataatttcttaaaagaaaaaaaaatgtttggtaAAAAACAGATGGAACTATTGTTCGAATCGATCAGCTCTTAATATAAAGAAACATCAGAtgactttttattttctctcaaaataatttaatggaTTTAAAACATTAAAGTCACTAAAAACTTGGATGGGATGAAAAACTAACTCTAATTTGTTGTGACGGATTTAAATGGTGTCATGGGTCCACATGAACATAtggaaaatttttaaaatatgagaCACAACAAAGTATAAGGTACATAAAACAAGTGTTGATTTCAGCagaataaaatatgtataaaaaataaacataaataattttcatattataattcttactgtattattataaacattttaaaataaaactaagaaTATAAAATACATCTGGAATATTTAAAGGATCCTTAGTGTTCTATATGAATAAGTCCAAAACCTTGGTTAACCTCTTCTTTTTATCTAGATTCATATTTTTTGGTTCTTGATTTTATTAGAAAACCCTTTTTAATCTACTGTTATAGAGCTTGCTTGTTCTGGTGGTGAAAGCTTTGTGTATGGTACACTATGCCTTTAGATTACACTATGCCTTTAGATTATACCCACATTTAGACTGGACCAAAGAGTATACTCAAAACTATTTCTGGAGGGGAAAACTGTATGGTTATACGTAGAGTATACGCAGTAATCACCCTTCAATATACTTTGCCTCAACCCCACACTTAACCTACCATAcctctttcttttttatctgTTACTTCTTAGTTTGCGTGTGACTTTATACCTTAAATCCTAACCAGACAATTCAGTTTTTCTGTGTTAAGTATCTGTTTATTAATCATTGTTTACAAAAGCCAATTTTAGAATTTCACTTCTGTACTGGATTTGGGCTCGATTAACAGTTTATCCTGATAATAGCTCGATCCTCGGTGTGGGTTGATGAGTGGTCAGCTCAGTTATTAGGTTTGAGTAGAGATTATGAGTTTGACCCAATTGAACGAGCCATCGAAAACGAACACAATGTGGCTGCCCTAGATAGGGGTAGCGCCTGTTGTGTGTACATGTTTATAGATAATCGTGTATGTCTCTTTGTTGCATATTGGTTACGTATAAAGTATTTTTGATAGATCCTGATAATAACCCTAAAAGATAAGGGTGCGCGCTTATAACAAAATGTTGAATTATTGATGCCCATGGCAGGTGAgttttctgttattattttatgtgctCAGTTTTATTTTCAGTTAGGATTTTATTCCCATGAGTAAGTGTTGTTGCAAAGACGGATATAAAAAAGGGAGTGGATCTCCAGGTGAAGGTACGTTTTCGGAGACACTTTCCAAGTGGTTACTCTTGAtgagccctaactaacttgattgtcggagtgtaatcaacaggtagggcgtCCTCTGTTACAACGGTGCCATATTCTAGCACaactagaagagaagaaagagATTCCCAGAAGAAGTAGATTCGGAAGGAGGCGTTCAACCTAGATCACTCAACGAGGCGGTCAActggcgagaacatttggcacccaccgtgggccCGATAAAATATGATCCCATCCACAATTGTGTTTGGACTTCTCAACAAGATGAGGAATACCAGGCAAGGGACATCGGGACCAGAAGCAGTCGAGGCTCCCACATTACAACAGCTTATGGAGACGATAAGGAATCTCGAGGAGGCTAACGAGCAGTCCAGACAAGAGCAGGAAAGATTACGAGAGGACCTGCGTCAAACCAATAAAGATCTGCGCCGAGATTTACAGCAGCGCGACCCACGTCCTGTAAGGGAGAGAAGGGTAAACCTACCTGTGAGGGATTGGCCTGAGCCCTTTTCACGAGCGATCATGGATCGTttcaggagggtcagacgcctGTTCggtgcaagatgttcatgagtacTTTCACAGGTACAACGTTACAGTGGTTTAGTGGACTCCCTGATGGTCACATAACCTCTTTTGCACAGTTCGCCGCCAACCAGGTCAGACCCATTCATTGTCAGGCAAAGAGAAGGGGAAACGTTGAAGGAATACTTGAACAAGTTCTGGGCGCTCACGGTGAGACTCCAGACCCATGATGAAGATGTGATGGTCACCGCCTTTGAGCAAGGAATCGCAGCCGCACCGTTCAA encodes the following:
- the LOC137829733 gene encoding zinc finger protein ZAT5; amino-acid sequence: MEAPEELSVGGSKDHTNIVKGKRTKRVRPQSPIPFVTANSSTGEGEGEGQDCCNVDDNTNTTTNKNYDINNNNNNSSPTTSSAGLQDSTDEEEDMANCLILLAQGQSRESHKHAEEDVGMNYAKYSSRKFLEAATLGSSRAGYYVYECKTCNRTFPSFQALGGHRASHKKPKAMMAIGQEKKQQHLLSSDEEEFQLKTNNKSPFSLQLNTKGNLYNKSKVHECSICGAEFTSGQALGGHMRRHRAPVGIPTTLSFTPLALEPEEDHPRKKRNMLNLELDLNLPAPEDDQRESKFSFQSKQQQQHGQKQQQQQQQQPPQTSLVLTAPALVDCHY